From Scleropages formosus chromosome 1, fSclFor1.1, whole genome shotgun sequence, a single genomic window includes:
- the smyd5 gene encoding protein-lysine N-trimethyltransferase SMYD5 isoform X2: MRSLETAEENARRLSGLSGLSLPYPDQCQVRPELHQCCPQCQVMYCSAECRQAALDQYHRVLCLGPSRDDLEHPINKLQEAWRNMHYPPETSSIMLMARMVASVKQARDRSHWLNLFSHFCSRTANEQEEMAHKLLGEKFQGQLALLRSLFSSALYDDHLSQWFSPDGFRSLFALVGTNGQGIGTSSLSQWVHACDALELPGQQREQLDAFIDQLYKDIEKETGDFLNCEGSGLFLLQSSCNHSCVPNAEASFPENNFLLHLTALSDISPGEEICISYLDCCQRDRSRHSRLKILRENYLFVCSCPKCISQADELDVTSEEEDDEGEGEAEGDELEDEMTDV; the protein is encoded by the exons ATGCGGTCGCTGGAAACCGCGGAGGAGAACGCCAGGCGCCTCAGTGGCCTCTCTGGCCTCTCGCTGCCCTACCCAGATCAGTGCCAAGTGCGTCCTGAGCTGCACCAGTGCTGCCCACAGTGTCAG GTGATGTACTGTAGTGCCGAGTGCCGGCAAGCCGCTCTGGACCAGTACCATCGAGTTTTGTGCCTGGGTCCTTCCCGAGATGACCTGGAGCACCCCATCAATAAACTGCAGGAAGCATGGAG GAACATGCATTACCCCCCAGAGACGTCCAGCATCATGCTGATGGCCAGGATGGTGGCCAGTGTGAAACAG GCGAGAGACAGGAGCCACTGGCTGAATCTCTTCTCTCACTTCTGCAGCCGCACGGCCAACGAACAGGAGGAAATGGCGCACAAGCTGCTGGGGGAGAAGTTCCAG GGGCAGTTGGCGTTGTTGCGGAGCCTGTTCAGCTCGGCGCTCTACGACGACCATCTCAGCCAG TGGTTCAGTCCAGACGGATTCCGATCTCTCTTCGCTCTGGTGGGGACCAACGGACAGGGCATCGGCACCAG CTCCCTCAGTCAGTGGGTCCACGCCTGCGATGCACTGGAGCTGCCCGGCCAGCAGAGGGAGCAGCTGGACGCTTTCATTGACCAGCTGTACAAGGACATCGAGAAAG AGACGGGGGACTTCCTGAATTGTGAGGGCTCCggtctcttcctcctccagagTTCCT GCAACCACAGCTGTGTTCCCAACGCCGAGGCTTCCTTTCCTGAGAACAACTTCCTGCTCCATCTCACGGCACTCTCTGACATCAGCCCTGGCGAG GAGATCTGCATTAGCTACCTGGACTGCTGTCAGCGGGACCGCAGTCGGCACAGTCGTCTCAAAATCCTAAG GGAGAACTACCTGTTTGTCTGCTCGTGCCCGAAGTGCATCTCGCAAGCTGATGAGCTGGACGTGACCTcggaggaagaggatgatgaaGGTGAGGGCGAAGCGGAGGGAGATGAGCTGGAGGACGAGATGACCGATGTGTAA
- the smyd5 gene encoding protein-lysine N-trimethyltransferase SMYD5 isoform X1 yields MATPVNDMFSFCTEPSKVCSYVEIRSIDKIKGKGLFARKGIRKGETIFVERPVVCAQFLWNSLYKYRACDHCMRSLETAEENARRLSGLSGLSLPYPDQCQVRPELHQCCPQCQVMYCSAECRQAALDQYHRVLCLGPSRDDLEHPINKLQEAWRNMHYPPETSSIMLMARMVASVKQARDRSHWLNLFSHFCSRTANEQEEMAHKLLGEKFQGQLALLRSLFSSALYDDHLSQWFSPDGFRSLFALVGTNGQGIGTSSLSQWVHACDALELPGQQREQLDAFIDQLYKDIEKETGDFLNCEGSGLFLLQSSCNHSCVPNAEASFPENNFLLHLTALSDISPGEEICISYLDCCQRDRSRHSRLKILRENYLFVCSCPKCISQADELDVTSEEEDDEGEGEAEGDELEDEMTDV; encoded by the exons ATGGCCACTCCCGTAAATgacatgttttctttctgcacCGAACCTTCCAAAGTTTGCAGTTATGTGGAGATTCGATCAATCGACAAAATTAAG GGAAAAGGGCTGTTTGCCCGAAAAGGTATCCGCAAAGGGGAGACCATATTCGTAGAGCGGCCCGTGGTGTGCGCGCAGTTCCTGTGGAATTCCCTCTACAAGTACAGAG CCTGCGACCACTGCATGCGGTCGCTGGAAACCGCGGAGGAGAACGCCAGGCGCCTCAGTGGCCTCTCTGGCCTCTCGCTGCCCTACCCAGATCAGTGCCAAGTGCGTCCTGAGCTGCACCAGTGCTGCCCACAGTGTCAG GTGATGTACTGTAGTGCCGAGTGCCGGCAAGCCGCTCTGGACCAGTACCATCGAGTTTTGTGCCTGGGTCCTTCCCGAGATGACCTGGAGCACCCCATCAATAAACTGCAGGAAGCATGGAG GAACATGCATTACCCCCCAGAGACGTCCAGCATCATGCTGATGGCCAGGATGGTGGCCAGTGTGAAACAG GCGAGAGACAGGAGCCACTGGCTGAATCTCTTCTCTCACTTCTGCAGCCGCACGGCCAACGAACAGGAGGAAATGGCGCACAAGCTGCTGGGGGAGAAGTTCCAG GGGCAGTTGGCGTTGTTGCGGAGCCTGTTCAGCTCGGCGCTCTACGACGACCATCTCAGCCAG TGGTTCAGTCCAGACGGATTCCGATCTCTCTTCGCTCTGGTGGGGACCAACGGACAGGGCATCGGCACCAG CTCCCTCAGTCAGTGGGTCCACGCCTGCGATGCACTGGAGCTGCCCGGCCAGCAGAGGGAGCAGCTGGACGCTTTCATTGACCAGCTGTACAAGGACATCGAGAAAG AGACGGGGGACTTCCTGAATTGTGAGGGCTCCggtctcttcctcctccagagTTCCT GCAACCACAGCTGTGTTCCCAACGCCGAGGCTTCCTTTCCTGAGAACAACTTCCTGCTCCATCTCACGGCACTCTCTGACATCAGCCCTGGCGAG GAGATCTGCATTAGCTACCTGGACTGCTGTCAGCGGGACCGCAGTCGGCACAGTCGTCTCAAAATCCTAAG GGAGAACTACCTGTTTGTCTGCTCGTGCCCGAAGTGCATCTCGCAAGCTGATGAGCTGGACGTGACCTcggaggaagaggatgatgaaGGTGAGGGCGAAGCGGAGGGAGATGAGCTGGAGGACGAGATGACCGATGTGTAA